One part of the Salmo salar chromosome ssa10, Ssal_v3.1, whole genome shotgun sequence genome encodes these proteins:
- the LOC106560602 gene encoding phospholipase A and acyltransferase 4, protein MKTRSPTTMEIGDMIEINRGPYKHWALYIGNGEVIHLVTPDGPSRVVFCSVSSSSGSLSCKGMVTIEKLKDVAAGNTYKINNYLDDEYKPRPTDVIMGEVDKMRGRTIKYGLLGNNCEHFVTFLRYGKSESKQADDFMKNVLAGQLGLFGVMAAVAVSTVAAASTVSK, encoded by the exons ATGAAAACCAGGAGTCCGACCACA ATGGAGATTGGTGACATGATTGAGATAAACAGAGGTCCATACAAACACTGGGCTCTATACATTGGAAATGGAGAGGTCATCCATTTGGTAACTCCAG ATGGGCCTTCAAGAGTAGTTTTCTGCAGTGTTAGCTCATCCAGCGGCAGTCTTTCCTGTAAAGGCATGGTTACAATAGAGAAGTTAAAGGATGTGGCAGCAGGGAATACTTACAAAATCAACAACTACTTGGATGACGAGTACAAACCAAGGCCGACTGACGTCATTATGGGGGAAGTGGACAAAATGAGAGGCCGCACAATAAAATATGGCCTCCTTGGAAACAACTGCGAGCATTTTGTTACTTTCCTCCGTTATGGCAAATCAGAGTCCAAACAG GCAGATGACTTCATGAAGAATGTGTTAGCTGGTCAACTAGGCCTGTTTGGTGTAATGGCTGCTGTTGCTGTTTCTACAGTTGCTGCAGCTAGCACAGTTAGTAAATAA